A window from Purpureocillium takamizusanense chromosome 3, complete sequence encodes these proteins:
- a CDS encoding uncharacterized protein (MEROPS:MER0003338~COG:E~EggNog:ENOG503NYX7) yields the protein MEYKQQLPEPATTRVRIKPRIIIHGGAGNIRRKGYPPGKYEEYRHALLTIVRNTDAFMNGDAGRDTSEEKKRLMHQQRQQHGPTALDIATHAVVQLEDCPLFNAGHGAVFTRDGINQLEASVMVSRGRAKRGVGVSGLRRVRNPILLAKAMLERGDADLGGAGAGRPSSFLPGRDASGEERRRLEGEAHRTDEEEHGERGDDDGGDDDDGDDDDDLDVPSAQGHTMLWGRAAEQLARKYGLDMVDPSYYFTQQRWDEHIRALEREKQQQQQHRGSSAYCSQTTAMVTATWSADEYLPQGTCGAVALDDRGVICAATSTGGMTNKLTGRIGDTPVPGAGFWAEEWEEEVTSGSSKSMWDRAADAVANTTAGITLAGPLKGLLADCLPTPFLYTPVPPVVPFTHNDYDDGAHSPHRRNDYSNDNSNNNSNIVATRSTGLSGTGNGDSFLRIAAAHTVACLARLRPLPASRALAAVAGPGGDLQRSAGTRWGRGAGEGEGGIIGVECALCRDATTGELLAARSEVVMGYNCGGMYRAWIDDRGEAVMSVWTDGAPDEDWP from the exons ATGGAGTATaagcagcagctcccagAGCCCGCGACTACCCGCGTTCGCATCAAACCCCGCATCATTatacacggcggcgcgggcaacATCCGGCGGAAAGGGTACCCGCCGGGCAAGTACGAAGAGTACCGCCACGCGCTGCTCACGATT GTGCGAAACACAGATGCCTTCATgaacggcgacgctggccgtGACACGtcggaggagaagaagaggttGATGCaccaacagcggcagcagcacggcccGACGGCGCTCGACATCGCGACGCATGCCGTcgtgcagctcgaggacTGCCCGCTCTTCAATgcgggccacggcgccgtcttcacaCGCGACGGCATCAACCAGCTCGAGGCCTCCGTCATGGTCTCCCGCGGACGTGCaaagcgcggcgtcggcgtctcgggcctgcgccgcgtccgcAACCCGATCCTCCTGGCGAAGGCGATGCTCGAGCGCGGGGACGCGGACctaggcggcgccggcgccggccggccatcatcattTCTCCCAGGAAGGGACGCTTCTGGTGAAgaaaggcggcggctcgagggAGAAGCGCACAGGACCGATGAGGAGGAGCATGGCGAgcgcggtgatgatgacggcggcgacgatgatgacggcgatgacgatgatgacttGGATGTACCGTCGGCGCAGGGCCACACCATGTTGTGGGGTCGCGCGGcagagcagctcgcccgcaagTATGGTCTCGACATGGTCGACCCGAGCTACTACTTTACGCAGCAGCGGTGGGACGAGCACATCCGGGCCCTCGAGCgagagaagcagcagcagcagcagcatcgcggcTCCTCCGCCTATTGCTcccagacgacggcgatggtgacggcgacTTGGTCCGCCGACGAGTACCTCCCGCAGGGCAcgtgcggcgccgtcgctctCGACGACCGGGGCGTCatctgcgcggcgacgagcaccgGCGGCATGACCAACAAGCTCACGGGCCGAATCGGCGACACGCCCGTCCCCGGCGCGGGCTTCTGGGCGgaggagtgggaggaggaggtgaccagcggcagcagcaagtccATGTGGGATCGGGCAGCCGACGCGGTCGCCAACACTACCGCAGGCATCACCCTTGCCGGCCCGCTCaagggcctcctcgccgactgcCTCCCCACGCCATTCCTCTAcacgcccgtgccgccggtCGTCCCCTTCACACACAACGACTACGACGATGGTGCCCACAGTCCCCATCGCCGCAACGACTACAGCaacgacaacagcaacaacaacagcaacatcgtggcgacgcgctcgacgggccTCTCCGGCACCGGCAACGGCGACTCCTTcctgcgcatcgccgccgcccacaccgtcgcctgcctcgcgcgcctgcggcccctccccgcgtcccgcgcgctcgccgccgtggccggcccgggcggggacctgcagcgcagcgcgggcACGCGCtggggccgcggcgccggcgagggcgagggcggcatcatcggcgtcgaGTGCGCGCTGTGCCGCGACGCAACCACAggggagctgctcgccgcgcgcagcGAGGTCGTCATGGGGTACAACTGCGGGGGCATGTACCGCGCATGGATCGACGACCggggcgaggccgtcatgAGCGTCTGGACGGACGGCGCGCCGGACGAGGACTGGCCGTAG
- the TIM17 gene encoding translocase of the inner membrane (COG:U~BUSCO:EOG09265E6R~EggNog:ENOG503NZN8~TransMembrane:2 (i87-106o112-130i)), with protein sequence MDHGRDPCPWVVLNDFGGAFCMGAIGGTIWHGIKGFRNSPYGERRIGAITAVKMRAPVLGGNFGVWGGLFSTFDCAVKGIRKKEDPYNAIIAGFFTGGSLAIRGGYKSARNGAIGCAVLLAVIEGVGIAFSKMLSGTTKLEVPQPPPSMEKAAL encoded by the exons atggatCACGGTCGCGATCCCTGCCCCTGGGTCGTCCTCAACGACTTTGGCGGTGCTTTCTGCATGGGT GCTATCGGCGGAACGATCTGGCACGGCATCAAGGGCTTCCGCAACTCCCCTTACGGCGAGCGGCGCATtggcgccatcaccgccgtcaaGATGCGCGCCCCCGTCCTGGGCGGCAACTTTGGCGTCTGGGGCGGTCTCTTCTCGACCTTTGACTGCGCCGTCAAGGGCATCCGCAAGAAGGAGGACCCCTACAACGCCATCATTGCCGGCTTCTTCACCGGCGGCTCCCTcgccatccgcggcggcTATAAGTCGGCCCGCAACGGCGCCATTGGCTGCGCCGTCCTGCTCGCTGtcatcgagggcgtcggcatcgccttcTCTAAGATGCTGAGCGGCACGACCAAGCTCGAGgtcccgcagccgccgccgagcatggagaaggcggcgctgTAA
- a CDS encoding uncharacterized protein (COG:H~EggNog:ENOG503P5G4): MPLKVLPASAPDVHRSVAIEKRAYGPNRYSVALFPGPFPDPAPGAGPDDARVDTLLEQLREDPAACRWFKVVDTDIPASDGGNDGEMIAFTMCYFWTTPRDSLPPRPAWGPGTNPEACELFFGKLRDEWLARMAGKPHAYLKLLHADPDHQRRGAGSMLLRQLAVESDRLGLPTYLEASEEGVSLYEKNGFRRVATIVTDLSQWSGPTDAETVLMLRPAKN; encoded by the exons ATGCCCCTCAAGGTTctccccgcctccgcccccgaCGTCCACcgctccgtcgccatcgagaAGCGCGCCTACGGACCCAACCGCTACAGCGTCGCCCTCTTCCCCGGCCCTTTCCCCGACcccgcccccggcgccggtCCGGACGATGCCCGCGTCGACACCCTCCTCGAacagctgcgcgaggaccCCGCTGCCTGCCGCTGGTTCAAGGTCGTCGACACCGACATCCCAGCCAGCGATGGCGGTAACGACGGCGAAATGATCGCCTTCACCATGTGCTACTTTTGGACCACGCCTCGCGACTCGctgcccccccggcccgcctGGGGACCCGGCACGAACCCCGAGGCTTGCGAGCTCTTCTTCGgcaagctgcgcgacgagtgGCTCGCCCGAATGGCTGGTAAGCCACATGCTT ACCTCAAGCTCCTCCATGCCGACCCCGACCACCAACGCCGGGGTGCCGGCTCCATGCTTctgcgccagctcgccgtcgagtccgaccgcctcggcctcccgACGTATCTCGAGGCCAGCGAGGAAGGCGTCTCGCTGTACGAGAAGAACGGCTTCCGCCGAGTCGCCACCATCGTTACGGACCTGTCGCAGTGGAGCGGGCCTACCGACGCAGAAACCGTCCTGATGCTGAGACCAGCGAAGAACTAG
- a CDS encoding uncharacterized protein (EggNog:ENOG503P2ZB~COG:K): MGLVLDCRQPEGLLSWDRSKLDHRSRPDLTMAGNSGGYLDLPFLQPGRHASTFQYLGGGELPLTAEDPQQSPQQQHPHQQQQQQHYKFQGDPQRQLTLRQAPMHARVAIGKEKDRKPIDPPPIVQLLDKRHDGKSGLYDSPYLFMTSTLVSETYGESSNDQDVPSNYLVGSLASSVHRLRDTDNIEGGFFVFGDLSVKREGRFRLLFTLYERDHHSSMPSFNYVSELVTNVFTVYPTKLFPGMADSTPLTRTFSDQGVKVRLRKDSSGMAARKRNRSATEATDSYLERQPKRSSYDRELPLSSSNYSLSTDLGHMDPLGGSHGVASSAPSSDFINAPDALSTTRSTGLDLQLSTSGYYFTGPQYY, translated from the exons ATGGGCCTGGTACTCGACTGCCGACAACCAGAAGGCTTGCTTTCTTGGGACCGCAGCAAACTCGACCACCGATCACGACCCGACCTCACCATGGCTGGGAATAGCGGCGGCTATCTAGATTTGCCTTTCCTTCAGCCCGGCCGTCATGCCTCGACTTTCCAAtatctcggcggcggtgaaCTGCCACTGACGGCTGAGGATCCGCAGCAGtcaccgcagcagcagcatccccatcaacaacagcaacagcaacattACAAGTTCCAGGGCGATCCGCAGCGACAACTGACCCTAAGACAAGCGCCAATGCACGCTCGAGTGGCTATTGGCAAAGAAAAGG ACCGCAAGCCGATCGATCCGCCTCCCATCGTGCAGTTGTTGGACAAACGACATGATGGCAAGAGCGGACTATACGACA GCCCCTACCTTTTCATGACATCCACGCTGGTTTCGGAAACGTATGGCGAGTCGTCCAACGACCAGGATGTGCCGTCAAACTACCTCGTCGGGTCTCTGGCCTCGTCAGTCCACAGACTACGGGACACAGACAACATCGAGGGCGGTTTCTTCGTCTTCGGGGACCTTTCCGTCAAGCGAGAAGGGAGATTTCGATTGCTGTTCACACTGTACGAACGCGACCACCACAGCTCGATGCCCAGTTTCAACTACGTATCAGAACTCGTGACCAACGTCTTCACGGTGTATCCTACAAAGCTCTTTCCCGGAATGGCAGACTCAACGCCCCTGACGAGGACGTTCAGCGACCAGGGCGTCAAGGTCCGACTTCGCAAGGACTCGAGTGGCATGGCAGCGAGAAAGCGGAACAGGAGCGCCACTGAAGCCACTGATAGCTACCTCGAGAGGCAGCCGAAACGCTCCTCATACGATCGAGAACTGCCattgagcagcagcaactaCTCGCTGTCTACCGACTTGGGCCACATGGACCCGTTGGGTGGGAGCCACGGTGTGGCtagctcggcgccgtcaagcGACTTCATAAACGCGCCGGACGCATTatcgacgacaagaagcaCGGGCCTGGACTTGCAGCTATCGACAAGTGGCTACTACTTTACCGGGCCGCAGTACTATTGA